One genomic region from Bacillus aquiflavi encodes:
- the istA gene encoding IS21 family transposase, whose protein sequence is MYEEKWGEIVIDWLVEDYALKKKLRRNNTILFKQLQKLDFPGSYRTVCNFIKEEWKEKKMLDEADEWKVEYERLTHPPAEAQVDFGITEAIEDGKVKDIHCLVMSFPYSNGGFAVPLRAENQECFLEGLKVLFDEAGFVPRKLRLDNLPAAVVKARSRNQETIFTEAFQRFASYYGFEAQACNPRKGNEKGHVENKVGYVRYNFFTPSPVIKDLIHLRELLFEHSKQDHQRLHYKKKLVIVDLLEEEGKFGLALPEVDYPVFKQSMVTANKYGEVRIDGALIHVPRSYHYSSLYLILYWDHYKVVSTNGELLSKGPRPYMNQTREIPWQSILKNWSWKPRSIVYSRYFPYLPGRIAHYLNIESITLRKERVEWLLSLILNHDMQEIDERFYELLPEEVYGDSTNHPYDVDWNIYDSLQPMNDSPAKEAVKHV, encoded by the coding sequence ATGTATGAGGAAAAGTGGGGAGAAATTGTCATTGATTGGCTAGTTGAGGATTATGCACTTAAAAAGAAACTAAGAAGGAATAACACGATTCTGTTTAAGCAATTACAGAAGTTAGATTTTCCCGGTTCTTATCGAACCGTTTGTAACTTTATCAAAGAAGAATGGAAAGAAAAAAAAATGTTGGATGAAGCGGATGAATGGAAAGTAGAATACGAAAGGCTGACTCATCCACCCGCTGAAGCTCAAGTAGACTTTGGAATTACAGAGGCAATCGAAGATGGCAAAGTGAAAGACATACATTGTTTAGTGATGAGTTTCCCGTATAGTAACGGGGGGTTTGCAGTTCCTTTAAGGGCAGAAAACCAGGAATGTTTTTTGGAAGGTCTTAAAGTACTTTTTGATGAAGCAGGTTTTGTACCAAGAAAGCTTCGTTTGGATAATCTTCCGGCAGCGGTTGTTAAAGCAAGAAGCCGGAATCAAGAAACTATTTTCACTGAGGCATTTCAACGTTTTGCGAGTTATTACGGATTTGAAGCACAAGCCTGTAATCCGAGAAAAGGAAATGAAAAAGGACACGTAGAAAACAAGGTTGGATATGTTCGTTATAACTTTTTCACTCCATCCCCCGTCATTAAAGATCTAATTCACTTGCGCGAGTTGTTATTTGAACATTCTAAACAAGACCATCAACGACTTCATTACAAGAAGAAGCTCGTTATCGTAGATTTATTGGAGGAAGAAGGGAAATTTGGATTAGCTTTACCTGAAGTAGATTATCCAGTATTTAAACAATCAATGGTAACAGCTAACAAATATGGTGAAGTCCGTATTGATGGAGCATTGATTCATGTGCCTAGAAGTTACCACTATAGCAGTTTATATTTGATTTTGTATTGGGATCACTACAAAGTTGTTTCTACAAATGGTGAGCTCCTCTCTAAAGGACCCCGACCGTATATGAATCAAACGAGAGAAATCCCATGGCAATCTATATTAAAAAATTGGAGCTGGAAGCCACGATCCATTGTATATTCTCGGTATTTTCCTTATTTGCCTGGAAGAATTGCACATTACTTAAATATCGAATCAATAACACTAAGAAAAGAGCGTGTTGAGTGGTTATTAAGTCTAATTCTAAATCATGACATGCAAGAAATAGATGAACGATTCTATGAATTATTACCAGAAGAAGTTTACGGTGATTCTACGAACCACCCTTATGATGTAGACTGGAATATCTATGATTCCCTCCAACCCATGAATGATTCTCCTGCAAAGGAGGCTGTGAAGCATGTCTGA
- the sigK gene encoding RNA polymerase sporulation sigma factor SigK, translated as MSGIFTALSYLVKEIIFLVSYVKNNAFPQPLSAANERKYIRLMAEGDIHARNILIEHNLRLVAHIVKKFENTGEDAEDLISIGTIGLIKAIESYSEGKGTKLATYAARCIENEILMHLRALKKTKKDVSLHDPIGQDKEGNEISLIDVLKSESEDVIETIQLNMELEKVKKNIDVLDGREKEVIIGRFGLDLKKEKTQREIAKELGISRSYVSRIEKRALMKMFHEFYRAEKEKRKNS; from the coding sequence ATGTCCGGTATTTTTACAGCCCTTAGTTATTTAGTAAAGGAAATTATTTTCCTCGTTTCATACGTAAAAAACAACGCATTTCCTCAGCCCCTATCAGCAGCAAATGAACGAAAGTATATCAGATTGATGGCTGAAGGGGATATTCACGCACGAAACATTCTAATTGAACATAATTTGCGACTTGTTGCACATATTGTAAAAAAATTCGAAAATACGGGCGAAGATGCAGAAGATCTCATCTCCATAGGTACAATCGGCTTAATTAAAGCAATTGAAAGCTACTCTGAAGGGAAAGGTACAAAATTAGCAACATACGCAGCGAGATGTATCGAGAATGAAATTCTAATGCATTTAAGAGCATTGAAGAAGACAAAGAAAGATGTATCCCTCCATGATCCAATTGGTCAAGATAAGGAAGGGAATGAGATTTCATTAATCGATGTGTTGAAATCTGAATCAGAGGACGTGATTGAAACAATTCAATTAAACATGGAGCTTGAAAAAGTGAAAAAAAACATCGATGTATTGGATGGACGTGAGAAAGAAGTTATTATCGGCCGTTTTGGCCTTGACTTAAAAAAAGAAAAAACACAGCGTGAGATAGCTAAAGAGCTTGGAATTTCCCGAAGCTATGTTTCTCGTATAGAAAAGCGTGCCCTGATGAAAATGTTCCATGAATTTTACCGCGCCGAAAAAGAAAAACGGAAAAACAGCTAG
- a CDS encoding YrzI family small protein: MTLHILFFTITIKRRKFTIDEMLREQEVNEIMEQHKDRQFSRYNHF, translated from the coding sequence ATGACACTGCATATTTTATTTTTTACAATTACAATTAAAAGGCGAAAATTTACAATTGATGAAATGCTTCGGGAACAAGAAGTGAATGAAATAATGGAACAACATAAAGATCGTCAATTTTCTCGTTACAATCATTTTTAG
- a CDS encoding YrhC family protein: MKQNVKEIYEKMIDYKQYAVVLLAFGAFLYLGLIIPSVEKSVK; the protein is encoded by the coding sequence GTGAAGCAAAATGTTAAAGAAATATATGAAAAAATGATCGATTATAAACAATATGCTGTTGTTTTATTAGCTTTTGGAGCTTTTTTATACTTAGGATTAATCATTCCTTCAGTAGAAAAAAGTGTGAAATAG
- the mtnN gene encoding 5'-methylthioadenosine/S-adenosylhomocysteine nucleosidase, producing the protein MKIAVIGAMEEEVTILRDHLEDLSQVTIGGCEFNIGTYNGTEIILLRSGIGKVNAAMSTAILLEKYKPDYVINTGSAGGFNPRLNVGDIVISTEVRHHDVDVTAFGYEYGQVPGLPAAFTADEHLVKVAKNCAKEIKGVQVVSGLIATGDSFMSDHVRVEFIRGKFPYLQAAEMEAAAIAQVAHQFEVPFVIIRSLSDIAGKESNVSFDQFLEKAALHSATLVIKIITRLQR; encoded by the coding sequence ATGAAGATTGCTGTAATTGGAGCGATGGAAGAGGAAGTTACAATACTTCGCGACCATCTAGAAGATTTGAGCCAGGTGACAATCGGAGGTTGTGAGTTTAATATTGGTACATATAATGGAACAGAAATCATTTTATTGCGTTCAGGAATCGGAAAAGTAAATGCAGCGATGTCAACAGCGATTTTACTTGAAAAATACAAACCTGATTATGTGATTAATACTGGCTCAGCAGGTGGTTTTAATCCGAGATTAAATGTTGGCGATATCGTCATTTCAACAGAAGTTCGTCATCATGATGTTGATGTGACAGCCTTTGGTTATGAATATGGACAAGTTCCAGGATTGCCAGCTGCTTTTACAGCGGATGAGCATTTAGTTAAAGTTGCAAAAAATTGTGCAAAAGAGATTAAAGGTGTTCAAGTTGTTTCTGGCTTAATTGCAACGGGTGATTCATTTATGAGTGATCACGTTCGTGTTGAGTTTATCCGAGGGAAATTTCCTTATTTACAGGCGGCTGAAATGGAAGCTGCGGCAATAGCACAAGTTGCTCATCAATTCGAAGTTCCGTTTGTTATCATTCGCTCCTTATCTGATATTGCCGGAAAGGAATCGAATGTTTCTTTTGACCAGTTTTTGGAAAAGGCTGCTTTGCATTCTGCTACACTAGTTATAAAAATAATTACGAGATTACAAAGATAA
- a CDS encoding YrrS family protein: MSKKIQEKPNEKAENKQPKNKDNEKVDEEEINNNEETTETDAETEDSEPVITEGGSSPNVKNTVINPAWKPVGTDQTGEHTTVFNKDSADWSEMENAISYATGLSHDNMTIWFLGNGGENKAIGTVTSKDNQQVYRVYIEWVDGQGWKPTKVEELYENDKGR; this comes from the coding sequence ATGAGTAAAAAAATTCAAGAAAAACCTAACGAGAAGGCGGAAAATAAACAACCAAAAAATAAAGACAACGAAAAGGTTGATGAAGAAGAGATAAATAATAACGAAGAGACGACAGAGACGGACGCAGAAACGGAGGATTCAGAGCCGGTGATTACTGAGGGGGGCTCAAGTCCTAATGTAAAAAACACGGTAATAAATCCTGCATGGAAGCCAGTAGGCACAGATCAAACTGGAGAACATACAACAGTGTTTAATAAAGATTCTGCTGATTGGAGTGAAATGGAGAACGCGATTTCATATGCAACAGGACTTTCACACGATAATATGACGATTTGGTTTCTTGGAAATGGAGGGGAAAATAAAGCAATAGGAACAGTAACATCTAAAGACAATCAACAAGTATATCGAGTGTATATTGAGTGGGTAGATGGACAAGGTTGGAAGCCGACTAAAGTTGAAGAATTGTATGAAAACGATAAGGGAAGATAG